The Brassica oleracea var. oleracea cultivar TO1000 chromosome C7, BOL, whole genome shotgun sequence sequence GTGAATCTCTTCCCGATCAGCGAGTGGATCACCACAGCCGTTGATCTTCGCGGGATCCAGCATCTCGATGTCGAGATTCAGAATCCGATGTATGTAATTGATTTCACGCCTGCGAGTGTTTACAAGAGCAGAACACTGGTGTCATTGAAACTTAGGCACGTGAGGGTTAGGAATCTGTTCGAGGTCGACGTTGTTTCTCTGCCGTGTCTTAAGATCATGTGTCTAGAGAACGTTTGTTACGGTAAAGAAGGTGCTTTGTCTGTGGAGAAGCTTATCTCTGGTTGTCCCGTTCTTGAAGATCTTGATTTGGTGAGGAAGTGTAATGATCTTGTGAAGACTCTGCGTGTGAGGTCTCAGAGTTTGAAGATGTTTCGTTTAGATTTTCGTTCGGGGATGGGCGGTGGTGATGAGTATGAGGTTGAGGTTGATGCTCCAGGGCTTGAGTATATGAGTTTTAAAGATAGTCAGTCCGATAGGATTGTGGTGAAGAACTTGAGCTCATTGGTGAAGATTGATGTCGATAGTGAATTTAATGTTAAGTTTGGTGACAGTGAGGATCTTACAAAGAGTGATACTATCCGTGATTTTCTCACGGGGGTTTCTACTGTAAGACAGATGATCATCTCTGAGCCCACTCTAGAGGTATACAGCATTTGATGATTATCTAACAATTTAATCTTCTATGAAATGATTCTCACATGTAGCCTTGTCTTTCTTCTTGCAGATCCTGTATCGTTATTCGAAACTGCTACCGGTTGCTGAATTTCAGAGATTATATCATTTGCAGGCTGCGTTTTCAAGCTCATCGTTACAGTTATTGCCAGCATTTCTTGAGAGCTGCCCGAATCTGAAAAGCCTAGTCTTGGTAAGAATCTGTTTGAAGACTTGATTTGACTAAATGGAACTATGTTGAACTCAACTTTTCTTGTTTTGCAGGACTTCTCTGTTTCAACGGAGTCAGAGCAGATCAACCTTACCAATGTGCCTCGTTGTTTAACATCGACTTTGGAGTGTGTTGAGATTAACAAACTGATTACGAAGGAAGAAACTGGGATAAAACTAGTTAATTACTTTCTTGAGAATGCAGCAGTGCTCAAGAAACTTTCTGTGAGTTTCACTGATTCTGCTATGCCCGATGAGGATTTAGATACCTACAAGGAGCTTCTCACATCTACAAAGCGTTCTCGCATATGTCAAGTTTCCATCAGCTGATGATGCTGGTGGGCAGATGAGCATTTGTCATTCTTTCTGAAAATAAGTGACTAAAAGTTGTAATAATGAAAAATGTTAAGTAAATCGCAGTTACCTAGTCTCTCGTAGGTTTCTGGACATTTTGATGAGTAAATCACACTCTTGTTCTTACTAGTTATATAGTATTTTCTGTCTTTTTCAAATTTGATGATCTTCATTCTGTTTTGGATTCTTCACCATTGGGGTGTTACACAGTTTGCTTAGTTTCATTTAGTAATGAATGCAATTATGCAATGAGTCATTGTGCAACGAGTCATTGCCAATGACTCATGCTTCTTTGTATACTTAATGTAACGAGTTGACACAAGGTTTGCCGTGAGTGACAACAAACCCGGTTTACTTCTTGCCTTCTTGGTCTTTTGGGGCGGAGAAGCCTACACACAACATGAGTTAATCGCTATGTCTACTGACAACCGTGTTCTTGGTAGAGACAGTAGGTATAAGTGTAACTGATAATCCTAACTAGGAGTTAACCAA is a genomic window containing:
- the LOC106302156 gene encoding putative F-box/FBD/LRR-repeat protein At5g44950, with amino-acid sequence MKSDRVSELPDPLLTQILSNLPIIDSVKTSALSKRWESLWLNVSTLDLNDRDIAPPYKKLFASFIDSFLEHNFESRFQKLKIKYDECNVNLFPISEWITTAVDLRGIQHLDVEIQNPMYVIDFTPASVYKSRTLVSLKLRHVRVRNLFEVDVVSLPCLKIMCLENVCYGKEGALSVEKLISGCPVLEDLDLVRKCNDLVKTLRVRSQSLKMFRLDFRSGMGGGDEYEVEVDAPGLEYMSFKDSQSDRIVVKNLSSLVKIDVDSEFNVKFGDSEDLTKSDTIRDFLTGVSTVRQMIISEPTLEILYRYSKLLPVAEFQRLYHLQAAFSSSSLQLLPAFLESCPNLKSLVLDFSVSTESEQINLTNVPRCLTSTLECVEINKLITKEETGIKLVNYFLENAAVLKKLSVSFTDSAMPDEDLDTYKELLTSTKRSRICQVSIS